From Cydia fagiglandana chromosome 6, ilCydFagi1.1, whole genome shotgun sequence, the proteins below share one genomic window:
- the LOC134665632 gene encoding lymphokine-activated killer T-cell-originated protein kinase homolog, which translates to MSEFKTPVKAKALDLNEKITIPPSPYLSRLGYGTGVNVMQLIRSPKAGQIRSPWALKMINKRVKPCKVYSERLQVEADLLKRMSHPNIVGFRAFSNDKILYLGMEACDLSLGDMIENRIDDEAEPFSPKQMLKVALDIGSALDYLHTKMQILHGDMKSYNILVNGDFVICKLCDFGVTLPLDENGKVDMEKAGKAMYFGTEAWSAPEVIHGGEVTSKTDIWPLGLVIWEMMALAPPHTQQDTTMEMDSEMDESMSEDYFSDKYGTRPPIPANIEVSKYAEPLGVFHACTEFEPNRRPSGKHLADAAQAMLNKI; encoded by the exons ATGAGTGAATTCAAAACACCAGTGAAAGCGAAGGCGTTGGATTTGAACGAGAAGATTACAATTCCTCCATCGCCGTATTTAAGCAGGCTTGGATATGGAACag GTGTAAACGTGATGCAGCTTATCCGTTCCCCAAAAGCCGGACAGATTCGCTCACCATGGGCGCTCAAAATGATCAACAAGAGAGTCAAACCTTGCAAAGTTTACTCCGAAAGACTGCAGGTCGAAGCGGACCTGTTGAAACGCATGTCTCATCCGAACATAGTTGGGTTTAGAGCTTTCAGTAATGACAAGATATTGTATCTGGGGATGGAGGCTTGTGATCTGTCGCTGGGTGATATGATTGAGAACAGGATTGATGATGAAGCGGAGCCATTTAGTCCGAAGCAGATGCTGAAG GTAGCACTAGACATAGGCAGCGCTCTAGACTACCTGCACACTAAAATGCAGATCCTTCACGGAGACATGAAGTCCTACAACATCCTCGTCAACGGGGACTTTGTGATCTGCAAGCTGTGTGACTTCGGGGTCACGCTGCCGCTGGACGAGAATGGAAAGGTGGATATGGAGAAAGCAGGGAAGGCTATGTATTTTG GCACCGAAGCCTGGAGCGCCCCTGAAGTGATCCACGGCGGAGAAGTCACTTCTAAGACGGATATCTGGCCGCTGGGGCTAGTCATATGGGAGATGATGGCGCTAGCTCCTCCGCATACACA GCAGGACACCACTATGGAGATGGACAGTGAAATGGACGAGTCTATGAGCGAGGACTACTTCTCTGATAAATATG GCACCCGTCCTCCGATCCCGGCGAACATCGAAGTATCCAAATATGCGGAACCCCTCGGCGTGTTCCACGCGTGCACAGAATTCGAGCCCAACCGACGACCCAGTGGAAAACATCTCGCGGATGCGGCGCAAGCTATGCTCAATAAGATATGA